The DNA window AGTGCCATGAAGAACGCCCGGTGTGCTGCGCCTCCTTTGCCCTGGTAGAAGCACCGCCCGTACCCGGCGCGATCAAGTTGCCCCTGCCAATCCCAGCAACCCGATTCACTCACCTTCACTTTGTTCCAGAGCCTCAGCGGCAGTCTGTGATCGCCGAGCTGCGGGACTCCCGGACTCCACCGAGTGCGGCCCTTCGTGCGCTGTTCGTAGTTGCTCGGCACCTAACTCAACTCGCCGGGAATAGTAGAAGGAGGGCTCTTCACCGAAGAGGCGAATCGTTCCCCCTCCGTTCCCCCAAATTGAGGGACAGAACGCAATGGAATCAAGCGTTTAGGTGTGGCCGGAGAAGGTTCGACTCCTGCCCCGGGCACCACATTCTTGCTTTACTGTCTAGCTGTACTGTAGTGTCGTTTGGCTGGGTTTCGCCGGACGTTTTAGCGAGGGGCTAGGGCAGGCGTGCGTCGACCAGGTCGCGCACTTCCTTGTGGGCCAGGAGTTCTTCGAGCGCTTCTCCATCCAACAGCGTCGTCCGTTGGTAGCAGAGCCTGGGAACTTCGATCTCGATGCGATAGATCTCCCGCTGCCCATCAAACACCCGCCGAATGCGAAGAAATTGTTCGTCTCCGCCTTCAATGATCTGGTTGCGCAGGGATTCGACGATCCTCATCTCCCGTCCCATCCCCAGCGGATAGGGATCGAAGTCCTGGGAGTCGGCGGACGTTTGTCCGCGTCGGCCTCCGTGGTACCCAATCAATTTAAAGCTTCCAGGCGGTCGCATTAGACCCCCATCATACCCGGTCGAGTGGCTGTCATTCAAGCACTTTAAACGAACGATCGGGCACACCGCGTCGATATCAATCCACGGCTGAGAACCTACGCACAGGAACGTGCAGCTCCGCCACGAGGCTCAACCAGGTGCGCTTTCAGCAATATGGGAACTCTGCAAGCGTGCAGTGTCGAATGTCCGAAAGGACAAAGCACCCAGCGTTACCCCAGCGCGATCGTCAATTCGGGGTTCTCACCGCTTGCGAAGCTCTCAAGGCTTTATACCAGTGAGTCGATGAGCCACAGAGTGAGGACACCCGTGCAACTGTGCTGTAGAACCGGACTGAAGCCCAATGAGTGAGCCACCCACCAATCACTTTCGTGGATCGCTCAGCCTGAACGATGAGCTGAGAGAACAGCTCTGTCTCGATGAAAACGATTCGCTGCGGCTGTTGCGCGGCGATTCGAGGACGCTGCTACTGGAGCGCGTTACCGCGACGTCAGGTTTCGCGGTGCCCTGGGATCGGGACCTTGTGCTGAGCGCAAGTGTTCAGTCGTTTCCCCTCGCCGATATTCTCAGCATGCTTCACCGCTCGACCAAGTCCGGCTTTTTGCTCTTCGGATTCGCCGACCATGAAAAGGCTGTCTACCTGTATCGCGGAGAGGTCGTGTTTGCGTCGTCCAATCAGGGCGTAGACCGACTCGGCGAGTGTCTGTTTCGCAGCGGAATCCTCACCCTGGATCAACTGCGCGATGCCGAAAAACGCTGGGATCCAAACTCTCGACTCGGCAAGATTCTGGTCGAACGCGGCGTGTTGACACCGCGCGAACTTTGGGACGGAGTCAAGCTGCAGGTCGAAGAGATCGTTCGTTCGCTGTTTGCCTACGCCGAAGGCAGCGTCTACTTCTGGGAGGGAGACGTACAACCCGACAACGTCGTTCGTCTTTCTCTGCCCACCCGCAAGTTGATTTCTCAGGGCCTTCGTCGTCGCGACGAGTTGATGCGCTTTCTTGCCGCCCTCGAAGATCCAAACATTCTGCTCGAAGTCACTGGAAAGGGCGCCGAGGGGTTGTCGGGCAACGCGCATCTGCTCTGTGATGCGCTGGTCGCACAGCCCGAATTCAGCCCCGCGTGTCGGGCAGCTGGCCTTGATCCGCTTTCGGGCGCGCGCATCGTCCAAATGCTCCGGCTGGCGGGCACGGTTACAATCAAGAAAATTTCCGAGGACTCGCGCACGGCGGGCGATCACTACTCCGAAGGTCAGGAGTCGCTCAGCGAGTTGATCAAGGCCCTGGTGAACTTGATCGGAGAACTCGCCACTCCGCTGGTGGCCGCCGACGGACCCGACGCCGTCTTCGAGCGCATGACTGCGCTGCTCGAGGATTCGGCGGCGCGCTATCCGGGCCTGTTGGGGGGACTGCGGCTGGGATTTGCGGGTGGACTCGACCCCGAGGAGATCCAAAAGCGCGCCTTCAAGATTCCCGGGGATCGCGAGCGCTGCGTGCGCGACGCACTCGGAGAAATGGTCACCTATCTGGAATTCGAACTGAGAAATCACCCCCGCATCGAAGACCCCGAAGTCTATCTCGATGCCGTCGAGGACTTGCGCGCTAAGCTCGATCTCTGAACCCCGCGGCTCGCGCGCGGTGCTTTCCTCTTATTCAATCGAGCAAAGACGGTGAAGAAGTCGGCGTATCCACGACGCCCCGCTAGCAATCGACAATCCTCCTCCACCGAAGTGCTCTTTGGCGTGCACAGCTGCGTGGAGGCGCTGCGCGCGGGACGCCGCCGTTCGCTGGCGCTGTTGGTGAAGCCGGGGGCGGAGCGCCGTCCCGAGATTCGAGATCTCATCGAGGCCGCTCGAGAGCAGGGGCTTCCCATCCGCAATCTCGACCCCGATCTCAGCGATTGGTCCGAGATCGGGAACCCCCAGGGGGTAGGACTCGAGGTCGGCCCCCTGCCGGAACTCACAATTGAAGAGCTGGTCGTCCCCAGCGACTCGCCTCGTCGCCTGGTGATTCTCGATGGCGTCGAGGACCCTCAGAATGTGGGTGCGCTGGCTAGAGTCGCCGAAGGCTCCGGGGTCAAGGGTATGGTCTTGTCAAAAAGACGCGCCCCCCCGCTCAGCCCGGCGCTCGTTCGCGCAAGTGCCGGCGCGATCGAATGGCTGCCGGTGGCCCGGGTTACGAACCTGGCCCGTTCAATCAAATACCTGAAAACACAGGGTTTCTGGGTGGTCGGCGCGGATCCCTCCGCCGCGGAATCGCTGTACACGGTGCCCGACCGGGTGCTGCAAGGCGATCTGGCGGTCGTTCTCGGAGCCGAGGGGAAGGGCTTGCGCCCGGAAGTGCAAAAACTGGTGGACCACCCAGTTCGCATCGACATGCAGGGCCAGGTCGCATCGCTGAATGTCGCCGCCGCCGGTGCCGTCCTGCTGTTCGAACTCCTGAGGCGTGCGGGCCCAGCTCGTGAGACGAGCTGAGGGCCGGCTCTGAGCAGGAGCCAACCCTGGGAACCCAGCCCCGGTCCCGATTCTGAGAGCTGTTGGAGACGATTTTCTCGCTCGAAAAGGGTCCGGATGAGGTCACCCCCAGGATGCGGGCGGGTTCTCTAACTTCGCTCCACACCGCAGGAATTTGCGCCAGACCCGTTGCTGGGGTGCAGCGGTTGGGTATAGTCCGCCGGGCGCGACTCCGCGCTGGCGTAGCTCAACTGGTAGAGCATCGGATTTGTAATCCGAAGGTTAAGGGTTCGAGTCCCCTCGCCAGCTCCGAACCGGAGGTTTGCTTAGCAAATTGTCGGTCGGGCTGGCATGGCATGGCATGGATGCATGGATGATGACGGCATGCATATGGCTTCGATTTTAAAATCGTAGGGTTATGAACGCGTGGACGGCGTGGATGAAGGGTTGAACGACGGAACGACTGAGCGTCGCGATCAGAAACGGTCGCATCGAATCAAGGCCAAGGCATCGCGGAGTCTGGCAGCGAGACAGAGCGAGATAGGGCGACGGCGATTCAAGCGGCAAATTGAGAAAACGAAATTCGGTCGAGAGCAAGCACGGGGCGAGATACAAGGCGATTGAGCGATGCGAGGGAATGAGGCCAAACGTCGGGCGGCGTGAGTCCTCGAAGTCCTGAGCACAACTGGCCGGCACGAGATCCGGCACGCACGAACTAAATCAGAATACGAGATTACCCAGGGTTCGAACGATCCAATTCCGATCCGCGCAGCACTGCAAATGAATTGTGTGTGTAGATGCGCAAATGAGAAGGGGACGTAGAGGGCGAAGGGTAGTTTTACGCTTTTGGTCAGTTTGTCGGGGGGCAACTACAAACTCACGTTCGTGAATCGATCCCAGGCGATACCGGGACCCGAGCGGAGAGGTACCGAAGTGGCTAAACGGGGCAGACTGTAAATCTGCTGGCCTCAGGCCTACGGAGGTTCGAATCCTCCCCTCTCCACCAGGATTCGCAAGCGGCCGGCGGGCAACACAGAATTAGATCAACGATTGATCGACGCGTTGATGAAAAAC is part of the Myxococcales bacterium genome and encodes:
- a CDS encoding DUF4388 domain-containing protein → MSEPPTNHFRGSLSLNDELREQLCLDENDSLRLLRGDSRTLLLERVTATSGFAVPWDRDLVLSASVQSFPLADILSMLHRSTKSGFLLFGFADHEKAVYLYRGEVVFASSNQGVDRLGECLFRSGILTLDQLRDAEKRWDPNSRLGKILVERGVLTPRELWDGVKLQVEEIVRSLFAYAEGSVYFWEGDVQPDNVVRLSLPTRKLISQGLRRRDELMRFLAALEDPNILLEVTGKGAEGLSGNAHLLCDALVAQPEFSPACRAAGLDPLSGARIVQMLRLAGTVTIKKISEDSRTAGDHYSEGQESLSELIKALVNLIGELATPLVAADGPDAVFERMTALLEDSAARYPGLLGGLRLGFAGGLDPEEIQKRAFKIPGDRERCVRDALGEMVTYLEFELRNHPRIEDPEVYLDAVEDLRAKLDL
- the rlmB gene encoding 23S rRNA (guanosine(2251)-2'-O)-methyltransferase RlmB → MKKSAYPRRPASNRQSSSTEVLFGVHSCVEALRAGRRRSLALLVKPGAERRPEIRDLIEAAREQGLPIRNLDPDLSDWSEIGNPQGVGLEVGPLPELTIEELVVPSDSPRRLVILDGVEDPQNVGALARVAEGSGVKGMVLSKRRAPPLSPALVRASAGAIEWLPVARVTNLARSIKYLKTQGFWVVGADPSAAESLYTVPDRVLQGDLAVVLGAEGKGLRPEVQKLVDHPVRIDMQGQVASLNVAAAGAVLLFELLRRAGPARETS